In one Brassica oleracea var. oleracea cultivar TO1000 chromosome C9, BOL, whole genome shotgun sequence genomic region, the following are encoded:
- the LOC106313105 gene encoding uncharacterized protein LOC106313105, whose translation MASVLPPEMDNDSMASSPRSEYDNQPRVRFMCTFGGRILPRPPDNQLCYVGGDNRMVAVHRHTTFTSLLTKLAKLSGKGNVSVKYQLPNEDLDALISVSTDEDVENMMEEYDRVALNQNPRSSRLRLFLFAKTIAGEEDDNDSRASSISSLLDSSVNREQWFLDALNHGSSAASNGGSAKGFERVRSEVSSIVSEVPDYLFGLDHFDETAPPHDRDPRAKIRREVSTLSDPGSPRRDVPSPYGSTSSAPVITSSTPELPPVKINPESPEPVLTPKADPQPEQVIQQSNLPVNSQWQYAAPGPQFHYQSPVYMVQPGNHMVQGNHMVQPVLMQGQYLPQYQHVPMGYHHQPQPHQIPGPGLGQAYGETGRPVMMATDGVNRTAYYGMKTPDPVQMYYQHPGMVVPGVEEQYRTKTDTGPGQAS comes from the exons ATGGCTTCGGTCCTTCCGCCGGAGATGGACAACGACTCAATGGCGTCATCGCCGAGATCGGAGTACGATAACCAGCCACGTGTACGGTTCATGTGCACTTTTGGAGGAAGGATCTTGCCTCGTCCGCCGGATAACCAGCTCTGTTACGTCGGGGGTGACAATCGTATGGTTGCCGTTCATCGTCACACTACTTTCACCTCTCTTCTCACTAAACTTGCTAAACTCTCCG GTAAAGGCAACGTGAGCGTGAAGTACCAGCTACCAAACGAGGATCTTGACGCGTTGATCTCCGTATCAACGGACGAGGATGTAGAGAACATGATGGAAGAATACGACCGCGTCGCACTGAATCAAAACCCACGCTCCTCTCGTCTCCGTCTCTTCCTCTTCGCCAAAACCATCGCCGGAGAAGAAGATGATAACGATAGTCGAGCAAGTAGCATCAGCTCTCTCCTCGATAGCTCCGTCAATCGAGAGCAATGGTTCCTCGACGCTCTCAATCACGGCTCCTCCGCCGCATCTAACGGTGGTTCCGCCAAAGGTTTCGAGCGCGTCAGGTCTGAAGTATCCTCGATCGTCTCCGAAGTTCCTGATTACCTCTTCGGGTTGGATCATTTCGACGAGACTGCTCCGCCGCACGATCGTGATCCGAGAGCTAAAATCCGACGAGAAGTCTCGACGCTTTCGGATCCTGGTTCGCCTCGTCGTGATGTTCCTTCGCCGTATGGTTCTACCTCTTCGGCTCCTGTGATCACGTCATCTACTCCGGAACTTCCACCGGTTAAAATTAACCCGGAAAGTCCAGAACCGGTTTTGACTCCAAAAGCCGATCCTCAACCGGAGCAAGTAATTCAACAGAGTAATCTTCCGGTCAACTCGCAATGGCAATACGCCGCCCCTGGCCCACAGTTTCATTACCAGTCACCGGTTTATATGGTTCAACCGGGCAATCATATGGTTCAGGGTAATCATATGGTTCAACCGGTTCTAATGCAGGGTCAGTATCTTCCACAATACCAGCATGTACCGATGGGATACCATCACCAACCTCAGCCTCATCAGATTCCTGGTCCTGGTCTGGGTCAAGCATATGGTGAAACGGGTAGGCCGGTTATGATGGCAACTGATGGAGTTAACCGGACGGCTTATTATGGTATGAAAACACCCGATCCGGTTCAGATGTACTATCAACACCCAGGTATGGTTGTTCCTGGTGTAGAAGAACAATACAGAACCAAAACAGATACGGGTCCGGGTCAAGCTTCTTAG
- the LOC106313926 gene encoding LOW QUALITY PROTEIN: equilibrative nucleotide transporter 4-like (The sequence of the model RefSeq protein was modified relative to this genomic sequence to represent the inferred CDS: inserted 1 base in 1 codon): protein MMDGYKNQAPEKLQGKYQAMVVCCILGIGGLVSWNSMLTIAXYYYQVFPAYHPSRVLPLIYQPFAVATIAILAYHESKINTRKRILIGYTLFTISTFLLIVLDLTTKGHGGIGLYIGLCTIVASFGIADATVKGGLVGDLSLMCPEIMQSLMAGSALAGGLTTALRLITKAVFEKSNGSLRKGAMIFLAISTFIELLCVILYAYIFPKLPIVKYYRSKAASEGSKTVAADLAAAGIQNQSDLTNDYSKNQRLSKKELLLQNIDHAVNLFLIYVLTLSIFPGFLYENTGQHGLGTWYALILVAVYNFWDLVGRYLPLVKWLNLENRKALTIVVLSRYFLVPAFYFTAKYGDKGWMIMLISVLGLTTGHLTVCIITIAPKGYMGPEKNALGNLLVTFILGGAFTGISLGWLWLVAQGGFSDASHFNS from the exons ATGATGGATGGATACAAGAATCAAGCTCCTGAGAAGCTTCAG GGGAAGTATCAAGCAATGGTGGTTTGCTGTATTCTTGGAATCGGAGGTCTTGTCTCTTGGAACAGTATGCTCACTATTG GATACTACTACCAAGTTTTCCCG GCCTATCATCCTTCAAGAGTTCTACCACTTATATACCAACCATTTGCGGTTGCAACAATCGCCATTCTCGCATACCACGAATCAAAGATCAATACTCGAAAACGAATCCTAATTGGTTACACCTTATTCACAATATCCACGTTCTTACTCATAGTC TTGGATTTGACCACAAAAGGACACGGTGGAATCGGTCTTTATATCGGTTTATGTACAATCGTTGCTTCATTTGGCATCGCGGACGCTACTGTTAAAGGAGGACTGGTCGGTGATTTATCTTTGATGTGCCCTGAAATCATGCAG TCTCTCATGGCCGGCTCGGCTCTAGCCGGAGGTCTAACCACAGCGCTTAGGCTTATAACTAAAGCAGTCTTCGAGAAATCAAACGGCAGTCTAAGAAAAGGAGCAA TGATATTCTTAGCGATTTCAACGTTCATAGAGTTGCTCTGTGTGATACTGTACGCTTACATATTCCCAAAACTACCCATTGTTAAGTATTACCGCAGCAAAGCCGCTTCAGAAGGATCCAAAACTGTTGCTGCTGATCTTGCTGCTGCTGGTATCCAGAATCAATCAGATTTG ACTAATGATTATTCCAAGAATCAAAGGCTAAGCAAAAAAGAGCTATTGCTTCAAAACATAGACCATGCAGTGAATCTATTTCTCATCTATGTTTTGACATTATCCATTTTTCCCGGGTTCTTATACGAGAACACGGGACAACACGGGTTAGGCACTTGGTATGCGCTTATCCTAGTCGCAGTGTACAATTTTTGGGACTTGGTCGGGAGATACTTGCCGCTGGTGAAATGGCTGAACCTTGAGAATAGAAAAGCTCTAACCATTGTGGTTTTGTCCCGTTATTTTCTCGTTCCGGCTTTCTACTTCACCGCGAAATATGGTGATAAAGGATGGATGATAATGCTCATTTCTGTTTTGGGATTAACTACTGGACATCTCACTGTTTGCATCATCACTATAGCTCCCAAAGGATACATG GGTCCGGAGAAGAATGCGTTGGGGAATTTGCTGGTGACTTTTATACTAGGAGGGGCATTTACAGGAATTTCATTAGGTTGGCTATGGCTTGTTG CTCAAGGTGGATTTTCAGACGCTTCACATTTCAATAGCTGA